A genome region from Rattus norvegicus strain BN/NHsdMcwi chromosome 17, GRCr8, whole genome shotgun sequence includes the following:
- the Higd2a gene encoding HIG1 domain family member 2A, mitochondrial: MAAPGPVSPEAPFDPSKAPVIEGFSPTVYTNPEGFKEKFIRKTRENPMVPIGCLGTAAALTYGLYCFHRGQSHRSQLMMRTRIAAQGFTVVAILLGLAASTMKSRS, encoded by the exons ATGGCGGCTCCCGGTCCTGTGAGTCCAGAGGCGCCTTTTGATCCGTCCAAGGCCCCAGTTATCGAGGGCTTCAGCCCCACGGTCTACACCAATCCAGAGGGCTTCAAGGAAAAGTTTATTCGCAAGACCCGTGAGAACCCAATGGTGCCTATAG GCTGTCTGGGTACGGCGGCTGCACTCACCTATGGCCTTTACTGCTTCCACCGCGGCCAGAGCCACCGATCCCAACTAATGATGCGCACCCGGATCGCTGCCCAGGGTTTCACGGTCGTAGCCATCTTGTTGGGGTTAGCGGCATCCACTATGAAGTCTCGATCCTGA